A stretch of Saccharomyces eubayanus strain FM1318 chromosome III, whole genome shotgun sequence DNA encodes these proteins:
- the GLK1 gene encoding glucokinase has product MSFDDLHKATERAVIQAVDKICDEFEVTPEKLDELTAYFIEQMEKGLTPPKEAHALASDKGLPMIPAFVTGSPNGTERGVLLAADLGGTNFRICSVDLHGDHTFGMEQMKSKIPDDLLDDESVTSDDLFGFLARRTLAFMKKYHPDELARGKDAKPMKLGFTFSYPVDQTSLNSGTLIRWTKGFRIADTVGKDVVQLYQEQLRAQGMPMIKVVALTNDTVGTYLSHCYTSDNTDSMTSGEISEPVIGCIFGTGTNGCYMEEIEKITKLPKELREKLAHEGKTHMIINVEWGSFDNELKHLPTTKYDIVIDQKLSTNPGFHLFEKRVSGMFLGEVLRNILVDLHSQGLLLQQYRSKEQLPRHLTTPFQLSSEVLSHIEIDDSTGLRETELSLLQSLRLPTTPTERVQIQKLVRAISRRSAYLAAVPLAAILIKTNALNKRYHGEVEIGCDGSVVEYYPGFRSMLRHALALSPLGAEGERKVHLKIAKDGSGVGAALCALVA; this is encoded by the coding sequence ATGTCTTTTGACGACCTACACAAAGCCACCGAGAGAGCGGTCATCCAGGCCGTGGACAAGATCTGCGACGAGTTCGAAGTCACCCCCGAAAAACTGGACGAGCTAACCGCCTACTTCATCGAGCAGATGGAAAAAGGCCTAACCCCGCCCAAAGAAGCGCACGCACTGGCCTCGGACAAGGGCCTGCCCATGATCCCGGCCTTCGTCACCGGCTCCCCTAACGGAACCGAGCGCGGCGTTCTACTAGCCGCCGACCTGGGCGGCACCAACTTCCGTATCTGTTCCGTGGACCTTCACGGAGACCACACGTTTGGCATGGAACAGATGAAGTCCAAGATTCCGGATGATCTTCTGGACGACGAGAGCGTCACGTCCGACGACCTGTTCGGGTTCTTGGCCCGCCGTACGCTGGCATTCATGAAGAAGTACCACCCGGACGAGCTGGCCCGCGGCAAGGACGCCAAGCCCATGAAGCTCGGCTTCACGTTCTCTTACCCTGTGGACCAGACGTCGTTAAACTCCGGGACGCTGATCCGGTGGACCAAGGGGTTCCGTATCGCGGACACCGTGGGGAAGGATGTGGTACAACTGTACCAGGAACAATTGCGCGCTCAGGGTATGCCCATGATAAAGGTTGTGGCGCTGACCAATGATACCGTCGGTACGTACCTCTCGCATTGTTACACTTCCGATAACACGGACTCGATGACTTCCGGAGAAATCTCGGAGCCGGTCATCGGGTGTATTTTCGGGACCGGTACCAACGGCTGCTATATGGAAGAGATCGAAAAAATCACCAAGCTGCCCAAGGAGCTGCGCGAAAAGCTGGCTCATGAGGGTAAGACACACATGATCATTAACGTGGAGTGGGGGTCGTTTGACAACGAGTTGAAACACTTGCCCACGACCAAGTACGACATCGTGATCGACCAGAAACTGTCCACGAACCCGGGCTTCCATCTGTTCGAGAAGCGTGTGTCCGGTATGTTTCTGGGCGAGGTGCTGCGGAACATTCTTGTGGACCTGCATTCGCAGGGTCTGCTGCTGCAGCAGTACCGCTCCAAGGAGCAGCTGCCCCGTCATCTGACGACGCCGTTCCAGCTGTCGAGCGAGGTGCTATCGCACATCGAGATCGACGATTCCACGGGGTTGCGTGAGACGGAGTTGTCGTTGCTGCAGAGCCTTAGACTGCCCACCACGCCCACGGAGCGCGTGCAGATCCAGAAGCTGGTGCGCGCCATCTCTAGGCGTTCCGCGTACCTGGCTGCGGTTCCGCTGGCTGCTATCTTGATCAAGACCAACGCTTTGAACAAGAGGTACCACGGTGAGGTGGAGATCGGGTGTGACGGCTCCGTCGTCGAGTACTACCCGGGCTTCCGCTCCATGCTGAGACACGCTCTGGCCCTGTCGCCCCTGGGCGCGGAGGGTGAGAGGAAGGTCCACTTGAAGATTGCCAAGGACGGCTCCGGTGTAGGTGCTGCCCTGTGTGCGCTGGTTGCCTGA
- the PDI1 gene encoding protein disulfide isomerase PDI1, which translates to MKFSAGAILSWSSLLLATSVSAQQEAVAPEDSAVVKLSTDSFNEYIQSHDLVLAEFFAPWCGHCKNMAPEYVQAAEALVGKNITLAQIDCTENQDLCMEHDIPGFPSLKIFKNNDVNSSVDYEGPRTAQAIVQFMLKQSQPAVTVVADLPAFLANETFLAPIIVQSGKIDADFNATFYTIANKHFNDYNFVSTEGAKDDAFKLAIYLPSALEEPVVYSGKKADIVDAEVFEKWLQVEALPYFGEIDGSVFSQYVESGLPLAYLFYNDAEELEQYTPVFTELAKKNRGLLNFVSIDAKKFGRHAGNLNMKEQFPLFAIHDMAQDFKYGLPQLSEEAFDELTDKIELETKSIEALVKNFLSGDATPIVKSQDVFETQESSVFQLVGKNHDEIVNDPKKDVLVMYYAPWCGHCKRLAPTYLELADTYANATSDVLIAKIDHTENDVAGVTIEGYPTIVLYPAGKKSESVLYQGARTLDSLFDFIKENGHSEIDGKALYEEAQEKAAADELADELADEEEAIHDEL; encoded by the coding sequence ATGAAGTTTTCCGCTGGCGCCATCCTGTCATGGTCCTCCCTGCTGCTCGCCACCTCCGTCTCTGCCCAACAAGAGGCCGTGGCCCCTGAAGACTCCGCCGTGGTCAAGCTGTCCACCGACTCCTTCAATGAGTACATCCAGTCGCACGACCTCGTGCTCGCAGAGTTCTTTGCCCCATGGTGTGGCCACTGTAAGAACATGGCCCCAGAGTACGTCCAAGCCGCCGAGGCGCTGGTCGGGAAAAATATCACCCTGGCGCAGATCGACTGTACCGAGAACCAGGACCTGTGCATGGAACACGACATCCCGGGCTTCCCCAGCTTGAAGATCTTCAAGAACAACGACGTTAACTCGTCCGTTGACTACGAGGGCCCTAGAACCGCCCAGGCCATCGTCCAGTTCATGCTCAAGCAGAGCCAGCCGGCCGTCACCGTCGTGGCCGACCTGCCCGCATTCCTCGCCAACGAGACTTTCCTCGCCCCAATCATCGTCCAGTCCGGTAAGATCGACGCCGACTTCAACGCCACCTTCTACACCATCGCCAACAAGCACTTCAACGACTACAACTTTGTCTCCACCGAAGGCGCCAAAGATGACGCTTTCAAGCTCGCCATCTACTTGCCCTCCGCCTTGGAAGAACCCGTGGTGTACAGCGGCAAGAAAGCCGACATTGTCGACGCCGAAGTCTTCGAAAAATGGTTGCAAGTGGAAGCGTTGCCCTACTTTGGTGAGATCGACGGCTCCGTGTTCAGCCAGTACGTTGAAAGCGGCTTGCCCCTAGCTTACTTGTTTTACAACGACGCCGAAGAACTCGAACAGTACACTCCCGTTTTCACCGAGCttgccaagaaaaacagaGGCCTTTTGAACTTTGTCAGCATCGACGCCAAGAAGTTCGGCAGACACGCCGGTAACTTGAACATGAAGGAACAATTCCCTCTGTTCGCTATCCACGACATGGCCCAGGACTTCAAGTACGGTTTGCCTCAACTCTCCGAAGAGGCATTCGACGAACTAACCGACAAGATCGAACTGGAAACCAAATCCATCGAGGCCTTGGTCAAGAACTTCTTGAGCGGTGACGCCACTCCCATCGTCAAGTCCCAAGATGTCTTCGAAACCCAGGAATCCTCCGTCTTCCAATTGGTCGGCAAGAACCACGACGAAATCGTCAACGACCCAAAGAAGGACGTCCTTGTCATGTACTACGCCCCATGGTGCGGTCACTGTAAGAGATTGGCCCCAACCTACCTAGAATTGGCCGACACCTACGCCAACGCCACCTCCGATGTCTTGATCGCTAAGATCGACCACACCGAAAACGACGTCGCCGGCGTCACCATCGAAGGTTACCCAACCATCGTCTTGTACCCAGCGGGCAAGAAGTCCGAATCCGTCCTCTACCAGGGCGCAAGAACTTTGGACTCCTTGTTCGACTTCATCAAGGAAAACGGTCATTCCGAAATCGACGGTAAGGCCTTGTACGAAGAAGCCCAAGAAAAGGCCGCCGCCGATGAATTGGCCGACGAATTGGccgacgaagaagaagccatCCATGACGAATTGTAA